The proteins below come from a single Microbacterium sp. SLBN-154 genomic window:
- a CDS encoding N-acetylglucosamine kinase, giving the protein MTAGSAVVAIDAGQTGMKVRVAPHGAAPVDQVFPGIRTHEPLLPQLASVAIAAARHHEVRIDVLAAGVSGLTEAESDASSLRAAVAAEAPDRVLLAHDSVTSYLGALGDRPGAVVAAGTGVVTLAVGKHRVARVDGWGNIMGDAGSGYWIGREALESVMRAYDGRGPRTALSGLVAERWPVVESAYIELQGADDRVAQIAALARGVAELAADDEVAADICRRAAAELALSVATALDRVADDPDAQAQVAAIGGVFRAEVIRAGFAHELALRHPRAHLRPAQGAGVDGTAELARLGPGHPLLSHVSVA; this is encoded by the coding sequence ATGACTGCGGGGAGCGCGGTGGTCGCGATCGACGCCGGCCAGACGGGGATGAAGGTGCGCGTCGCGCCGCACGGGGCGGCGCCGGTCGATCAGGTCTTCCCCGGTATCCGCACCCATGAGCCGCTGCTGCCGCAGCTGGCGTCGGTCGCGATCGCCGCAGCCCGCCACCACGAGGTGCGCATCGACGTGCTGGCGGCCGGGGTCTCGGGCCTCACCGAGGCGGAGTCGGATGCCTCGTCGCTGCGCGCCGCGGTCGCCGCCGAGGCACCTGATCGGGTGCTCCTCGCCCACGACTCGGTCACCTCCTACCTCGGGGCGCTCGGCGATCGTCCGGGCGCCGTCGTCGCCGCCGGAACCGGTGTGGTCACCCTCGCCGTGGGGAAGCACCGCGTCGCACGGGTGGACGGGTGGGGCAACATCATGGGCGACGCCGGCAGCGGCTACTGGATCGGCCGCGAGGCCCTCGAGTCCGTGATGCGCGCCTACGACGGGCGTGGTCCGCGCACTGCGCTCTCGGGGCTCGTCGCCGAGCGGTGGCCCGTGGTCGAGAGTGCCTACATCGAGCTGCAGGGTGCCGACGACCGGGTGGCTCAGATCGCCGCGCTCGCGCGCGGTGTCGCCGAACTCGCCGCCGACGACGAGGTGGCGGCCGACATCTGTCGCCGCGCCGCCGCCGAGCTGGCGCTGTCCGTGGCGACGGCCCTCGACCGCGTCGCCGACGACCCGGATGCCCAGGCCCAGGTCGCCGCGATCGGCGGCGTCTTCCGCGCCGAGGTCATCCGCGCCGGCTTCGCGCACGAGCTCGCCCTCCGGCATCCGCGGGCGCACCTTCGCCCCGCACAGGGCGCCGGGGTCGACGGTACGGCCGAGCTCGCCCGCCTCGGCCCGGGCCACCCACTGCTCTCGCACGTGTCGGTGGCGTGA
- a CDS encoding glycoside hydrolase family 113, translating to MTLDGRPVCGMTWGWVGIRGEWDTPAADASMTAMAEHGVTWTALAYAAEQATAFSTDIPFENEPTVTDDEIVAAIRRAHRLGLRVVLKPVVNVADGTWRAHIGFFDWDVPGEPSWTQWFASYRRFLLHAARIAEAEGVAMLCIGCEMVRADGQESHWRALIADIRAVYSGPLTYNCDKYQEDHITWWDAVDVISSSGYYPTGTWTRHLDRIEAVVTREDKPFFFMEAGCPSREGSARLPNDWGLAGAPSGEEQRAYYAEMFAACESRDWVGGLMLWDWPARLYAREDAAENDDYCPYGKPAGEHMRETYHRWQREAAR from the coding sequence GTGACGCTCGATGGCAGGCCGGTCTGCGGCATGACGTGGGGCTGGGTCGGCATCCGCGGCGAGTGGGACACTCCCGCGGCGGACGCCTCGATGACCGCGATGGCCGAGCACGGGGTCACCTGGACGGCGCTGGCGTACGCGGCCGAGCAGGCGACCGCGTTCTCCACCGACATCCCGTTCGAGAACGAACCCACGGTCACCGACGATGAGATCGTCGCAGCCATCCGTCGCGCCCACCGGCTCGGGCTGAGAGTGGTGCTCAAGCCCGTGGTGAACGTCGCCGACGGGACGTGGCGGGCGCACATCGGCTTCTTCGACTGGGATGTTCCGGGCGAGCCGTCATGGACGCAGTGGTTCGCCTCATACCGGCGGTTTCTGCTGCACGCCGCCCGGATCGCCGAGGCGGAGGGCGTGGCGATGCTCTGCATCGGCTGCGAGATGGTGCGCGCCGACGGGCAGGAGTCGCACTGGCGGGCGCTCATCGCCGACATCCGCGCGGTGTACTCCGGTCCGCTCACCTACAACTGCGACAAATACCAAGAGGATCACATCACCTGGTGGGATGCCGTCGACGTGATCTCCTCGAGCGGCTACTACCCCACCGGCACCTGGACGCGGCACCTCGACCGGATCGAGGCCGTGGTGACGCGCGAGGACAAGCCGTTCTTCTTCATGGAGGCGGGGTGCCCGAGCCGCGAGGGGTCGGCGCGGCTGCCGAACGACTGGGGCCTCGCCGGCGCGCCGTCGGGAGAGGAGCAGCGCGCGTACTACGCCGAGATGTTCGCCGCATGCGAGAGCCGCGACTGGGTGGGCGGGCTGATGCTCTGGGACTGGCCGGCGCGGCTGTACGCGCGCGAGGATGCGGCCGAGAACGACGACTACTGCCCGTACGGCAAACCCGCGGGTGAGCACATGCGTGAGACGTACCACCGCTGGCAGAGGGAGGCTGCGCGATGA